One stretch of Erpetoichthys calabaricus chromosome 14, fErpCal1.3, whole genome shotgun sequence DNA includes these proteins:
- the LOC114665411 gene encoding uncharacterized protein LOC114665411, whose protein sequence is MPVIQKGIGVAQKMYLLFRCFSLYLYALLTTPSVDEPFIAQTSIVQDLLISSGVLASLVVVPTGILCINILRRAVSQYTCVVLRLNHVSSKKCRMKLALEAKEEALKEKMAEVLYFKEKLERTKQEKMALVASLESSRSYIKEMNRSSEKQVDLCGGGDGKGVHKDTSHVVSGKTKALTEVSKTGFKERESPIEPPPEKVEGVMLSSGSFLNRLKRRLNGVQEKGKKSPLHKQDEQINLKNKSIKMIAYNAETKTSMSANSSFFKSLLSCLSGNYTTDSKNVYKGKAPLKRRKTKVVLRNKSHAILHTPSPIKVEAKSPLAMEGRRPESANSSSSKELTYPIHTDDGGCLLTEGQQQEEMESSLFTSAERCEPLVAA, encoded by the exons ATGCCAGTCATTCAGAAGGGGATTGGGGTGGCACAGAAAATGTATCTGCTGTTCCGCTGCTTCAGTCTTTATTTGTACGCGCTGTTGACGACACCTTCGGTCGACGAGCCCTTCATAGCGCAGACCTCCATTGTGCAGGACCTTTTAATTTCGTCGGGGGTCCTGGCCTCGCTGGTTGTCGTGCCCACTGGCATTCTTTGCATTAATATTTTGAGGAGGGCGGTGAGTCAATACACATGCGTCGTCTTACGCCTCAACCATGTGAGCTCCAAGAAATGCCGCATGAAACTGGCATTGGAGGCTAAAGAGGAGGCGCTCAAAGAAAAAATGGCAGAGGTCCTGTACTTTAAGGAGAAGCTGGAACGGACTAAGCAAGAGAAAATGGCACTTGTGGCAAGTCTGGAGTCATCGCGCTCCTACATTAAAGAGATGAATCGGAGTTCCGAAAAACAAGTGGACCTCTGTGGAGGAGGCGACGGCAAAGGCGTACACAAG GACACGTCACACGTTGTAAGTGGGAAGACTAAAGCCCTGACTGAAGTCTCAAAGACTGGATTTAAAGAGCGCGAAAGCCCAATCGAGCCTCCCCCCGAAAAGGTGGAGGGGGTCAT gttgtcCAGCGGGAGTTTCCTGAATCGACTGAAGCGGCGCCTGAATGGCGTCCAGGAGAAG ggCAAAAAGTCTCCCCTCCATAAGCAGGACGAGCAGATTaacttgaaaaacaaatcaatcaaGATGATTGCTTATAACGCGGAGACAAAGACAAGCAT GTCCGCAAACAGCAGCTTTTTCAAGAGCCTACTGAGCTGTCTGAGTGGCAACTACACCACA GACTCAAAGAACGTCTACAAAGGGAAGGCGCCGCTCAAGAGACGGAAGACAAAAGTTGTTCTCCGAAACAAGTCTCACGCCATCCTGCACACCCCCTCTCCCATAAAAGTGGAAGCGAAGAGCCCTCTGGCCATGGAGGGTCGCCGCCCAGAATCTGCCAATTCATCCAGCAGCAAGGAGCTCACCTATCCCATCCATACAGATGATGGGGGATGCCTCCTCACCGAAGGCcagcaacaagaagaaatggagTCTTCACTTTTCACCTCTGCAGAGAGGTGTGAGCCTCTGGTCGCCGCCTAA